A genomic segment from Janthinobacterium sp. 64 encodes:
- the ygfZ gene encoding CAF17-like 4Fe-4S cluster assembly/insertion protein YgfZ, with the protein MNNWNQFLTAQGARPAATDGAPIHDFGQSLTVSQLQEGFVAAITDQGLIGLNGDEAASFLHGQLTNDVEHLDQEQVRLAGYCTPKGRLLASFLMWRNATTIYLQLPRAIQPAIQKRLQMFVLRAKAKLHDASFDEANQVVLGLGGKQASAALAAWFPALPATPFSKVEHALGTLLRVADAFGSARYEWLTSAATARDVWPPLTAQLAKGGNDAWRLSEIHAGIPQITAATQEQFVPQMVNFELLGGVNFKKGCYPGQEIVARSQYLGKLKRRTTLVSIADAAAVAGGELYTVSDPEQPCGMLVNAAPNGSGGIDALVEMKLGAIAEGASAAGAVRYGSAQGAAVHFLPMPYVLDALDL; encoded by the coding sequence ATGAATAACTGGAATCAATTTTTAACTGCACAAGGCGCGCGTCCCGCTGCCACCGATGGCGCGCCTATCCATGACTTCGGCCAGTCCCTGACAGTGTCCCAGCTGCAAGAAGGTTTTGTCGCGGCCATCACGGACCAGGGCTTGATCGGTTTGAACGGCGACGAGGCAGCCAGTTTCCTGCACGGCCAGCTGACCAACGACGTGGAACACCTGGACCAGGAGCAAGTGCGCCTGGCCGGCTATTGCACGCCGAAAGGCCGCTTGCTGGCCAGTTTCCTGATGTGGCGCAACGCCACCACCATTTATCTGCAATTGCCGCGCGCCATACAGCCGGCCATCCAGAAGCGACTGCAAATGTTCGTGCTGCGCGCCAAGGCCAAGCTGCACGATGCATCGTTCGATGAAGCGAACCAGGTCGTCCTGGGCCTCGGCGGCAAGCAAGCCAGCGCGGCCCTGGCCGCCTGGTTCCCCGCCCTGCCTGCCACGCCGTTCAGCAAGGTCGAGCATGCGCTGGGCACGCTGCTGCGCGTGGCCGATGCGTTTGGCAGCGCCCGCTATGAATGGCTGACGTCCGCCGCCACGGCGCGCGACGTGTGGCCGCCATTGACGGCACAGTTGGCCAAGGGCGGCAATGACGCCTGGCGCCTGTCCGAGATCCACGCGGGCATCCCGCAGATCACGGCCGCCACGCAAGAGCAATTCGTGCCGCAAATGGTCAACTTCGAGCTGCTGGGCGGCGTCAATTTCAAGAAAGGCTGCTACCCGGGCCAGGAAATCGTCGCGCGCAGCCAGTATCTGGGCAAGCTCAAGCGCCGCACCACCCTCGTCAGCATCGCTGATGCAGCGGCAGTGGCCGGCGGCGAACTGTACACCGTCAGCGACCCCGAGCAGCCTTGCGGCATGCTCGTCAACGCCGCGCCCAACGGCAGCGGCGGCATCGACGCCCTCGTTGAAATGAAGTTGGGGGCGATAGCGGAAGGTGCAAGCGCCGCTGGCGCCGTGCGCTACGGCTCGGCCCAGGGCGCCGCCGTGCATTTCCTGCCCATGCCTTACGTGCTCGACGCACTCGACTTGTGA
- a CDS encoding DUF4936 family protein — protein sequence MKDLYIYYQVKEEHAQALEARVRALQAKLAAASGVAPQLKRRPEVKDGLQTWMEIYPVVGEGFAELLAAAAGEAGLLSLTAGARHTEVFMDLPPCA from the coding sequence ATGAAAGATTTATACATTTACTATCAGGTAAAGGAAGAGCACGCCCAGGCGCTGGAAGCGCGGGTGCGTGCCTTGCAAGCGAAACTGGCGGCCGCCTCCGGCGTGGCGCCGCAACTGAAGCGCCGTCCGGAAGTCAAGGATGGCTTGCAGACGTGGATGGAAATCTATCCCGTCGTCGGCGAAGGTTTTGCCGAACTGCTGGCAGCTGCCGCCGGCGAGGCGGGCCTGCTGTCATTGACGGCCGGCGCGCGGCATACGGAAGTGTTCATGGATTTGCCTCCATGTGCCTGA
- a CDS encoding NRDE family protein, giving the protein MCLIVFAWKVNPHIPLIAAANRDEFYERASAPAGAWPEHPQVYAGRDLQAGGSWMGITQAGSGSSRFAAITNIRSPQDRNPDAPSRGALVADYLAGNMSPQDYIAQIRPGCKAYNGFNLVLGDATTLIWFSNRGDGDARNGQPLEPGIYGLSNALLDAPWPKVLKTKAQFASLLCQGAPDDAYFDMLADTTRAPDFRLPDTGVPLDLERVLSAVCIETPGYGTRTSTVVKLFPDSPGELHELVIQ; this is encoded by the coding sequence ATGTGCCTGATCGTTTTTGCCTGGAAAGTCAATCCGCACATCCCGCTGATTGCCGCCGCCAACCGCGACGAATTCTATGAACGCGCCAGCGCCCCCGCCGGCGCCTGGCCCGAACACCCGCAAGTGTATGCGGGCCGCGACCTGCAGGCGGGCGGCAGCTGGATGGGCATCACGCAAGCCGGCAGCGGCAGTTCGCGCTTTGCCGCCATCACCAACATCCGCAGCCCGCAAGACCGCAACCCTGACGCCCCCTCGCGTGGCGCCCTGGTGGCAGACTATCTGGCCGGCAATATGTCGCCGCAAGACTACATCGCGCAAATCCGCCCCGGCTGCAAAGCCTACAACGGTTTTAATCTGGTGCTGGGCGACGCCACTACCCTGATCTGGTTTTCCAACCGCGGCGATGGCGATGCGCGCAATGGCCAGCCACTGGAACCGGGCATCTACGGCTTGTCGAACGCCCTGCTCGACGCACCGTGGCCGAAAGTCCTGAAAACCAAGGCCCAGTTCGCCAGCCTGCTGTGCCAGGGCGCGCCCGACGACGCGTATTTCGACATGCTGGCCGACACCACGCGCGCGCCCGACTTCCGCTTGCCCGACACGGGCGTGCCGCTTGATCTGGAGCGTGTGCTGTCCGCCGTCTGCATCGAAACGCCGGGCTACGGCACGCGCACGTCCACCGTCGTCAAATTGTTCCCGGACTCGCCCGGCGAACTGCATGAGCTGGTGATACAGTAG
- a CDS encoding LacI family DNA-binding transcriptional regulator, with protein sequence MATMEDVARAADVSLSTVSHVLNGTRKVSPKTVAAVNAAMQQIGYVPNMLARALAGSSSGTIGVAISAFTNHYFSETVRAIEAACTRHGLMMLFSDTHDDPAQELKVVQNLHQRRVDGIVLAPSGDPHNRTLDYLTSNKIASVLVDRMLPQAFDQVGVENTEATAELVSHLIAAHGHRRIGFIAGAPGLSTTHERIDGYRLALQRAGIVFDPELLRSGDSNLERSGTATRELLALPPGQRPTAIVAGNNLMTIGTMHALRDAHIAVPQDVALAGFDDFDWADYFSPRLTVMAQPLEELGAMAVDLLIERIANPGRVQHVQRLSPTLRVRNSCGCP encoded by the coding sequence ATGGCCACCATGGAAGATGTAGCGCGGGCGGCGGACGTATCGCTGTCGACCGTTTCGCACGTACTCAACGGCACCCGCAAGGTCAGCCCGAAAACCGTCGCCGCCGTCAACGCGGCCATGCAGCAGATCGGCTATGTGCCCAACATGCTGGCGCGCGCGCTGGCCGGCTCGTCCTCGGGCACCATCGGCGTGGCCATTTCCGCCTTCACCAATCATTACTTCAGCGAAACGGTGCGCGCCATCGAGGCGGCCTGCACGCGCCACGGCTTGATGATGCTGTTTTCCGATACGCACGACGATCCCGCGCAGGAACTCAAAGTGGTGCAAAACTTGCACCAGCGCCGCGTCGACGGCATCGTGCTGGCGCCGTCCGGCGATCCGCACAACCGCACGCTCGACTATTTGACCAGCAACAAGATCGCCTCCGTGCTGGTCGACCGCATGTTGCCGCAAGCGTTCGACCAGGTGGGCGTGGAAAACACCGAGGCGACGGCCGAACTGGTCAGCCATCTGATCGCAGCCCACGGCCACCGCCGCATCGGCTTCATCGCCGGTGCGCCCGGCCTGTCCACGACCCACGAGCGTATCGACGGCTACCGCCTGGCCTTGCAGCGCGCCGGCATCGTCTTTGATCCTGAACTGTTGCGCTCGGGCGATTCGAACCTCGAGCGCAGCGGCACGGCGACGCGCGAACTGCTGGCCCTGCCCCCCGGGCAGCGTCCGACCGCCATCGTGGCCGGCAATAACCTGATGACCATCGGCACCATGCATGCCTTGCGCGACGCGCACATTGCTGTACCGCAAGACGTGGCGCTGGCCGGCTTCGATGATTTCGACTGGGCCGATTACTTCAGCCCCCGCCTGACCGTGATGGCCCAGCCGCTCGAAGAGCTGGGCGCCATGGCCGTCGACCTCTTGATCGAACGCATCGCCAATCCGGGCCGTGTCCAGCACGTACAACGCTTGTCGCCGACCTTGCGCGTGCGCAACTCCTGCGGCTGCCCCTGA
- the xylB gene encoding xylulokinase, with the protein MSLGIDLGTSELKTVLMDSTGAVRGQASVRLDVSRPQAGWSEQAPQDWWAACVNALAQLRASWPQEYAGIACIGLSGQMHGAVLLDSNDNVIRPAILWNDARAEAEAASLARDYRAYADVTGSLPMAGLTAPKLLWLQTHEPDAFAAIACLLSPKDYLRLQLTGNKVTDMSDAAGTLWLHEAQRAWFAPMLAACGLVPEQMPALAEGDAATGTVLAAIADKLGLPANVVVAGGGGDNPVSAVGIGAVNGGDSFISLGTSAAIVSVTEAPLGNPAGGVHSFCHALPGRWYAMGAILSGASCLRWATGVLGQPDEAALLALVEALLPLDTPVAPSAPLFLPYLSGERTPHNDPQVRGAFLQLGHDSTPAQLGYAVLEGVAFALRDAMAAVTSTGAVIPHCMLVGGGARSQYWAQLLANVLGREMRTLHNSELSASLGAAKLGFAAIGQRQLLATSLPIKNTFLPDAAHSAALSIRYGRYRSLFPAVQALHQFSDKEE; encoded by the coding sequence ATCTCCCTCGGTATCGACCTCGGTACCTCCGAACTGAAAACCGTGCTGATGGACAGCACTGGCGCCGTGCGCGGCCAGGCTTCCGTGCGCCTGGACGTGAGCCGCCCGCAAGCGGGCTGGTCCGAACAAGCGCCGCAGGACTGGTGGGCCGCCTGCGTCAACGCCCTGGCGCAGCTGCGCGCCAGCTGGCCGCAGGAATACGCCGGCATCGCCTGCATCGGCCTGTCGGGCCAGATGCACGGCGCCGTACTGCTCGACAGCAACGACAATGTAATTCGTCCCGCCATCCTGTGGAACGATGCGCGCGCCGAAGCGGAAGCGGCCAGCCTGGCGCGCGACTATCGCGCGTATGCGGACGTGACGGGCAGCCTGCCCATGGCGGGCCTGACGGCGCCAAAACTGCTGTGGCTGCAAACCCACGAGCCTGACGCCTTTGCCGCCATCGCCTGCCTGCTGTCGCCGAAAGATTATCTGCGCCTGCAATTGACGGGCAACAAGGTCACCGACATGTCCGACGCGGCCGGCACACTGTGGCTGCACGAGGCCCAGCGCGCCTGGTTCGCTCCCATGCTGGCCGCCTGCGGCCTGGTGCCGGAACAGATGCCGGCGCTGGCCGAAGGCGACGCCGCCACGGGCACCGTGCTGGCCGCCATCGCCGACAAGCTGGGCTTGCCAGCAAACGTGGTGGTGGCCGGTGGCGGTGGCGACAACCCCGTCTCGGCCGTGGGCATCGGCGCCGTCAATGGCGGCGACAGTTTTATTTCGCTGGGCACCAGCGCCGCCATCGTTTCCGTCACGGAAGCGCCTTTGGGCAACCCGGCCGGCGGCGTGCACAGCTTTTGCCACGCCCTGCCCGGCCGCTGGTATGCGATGGGCGCGATCCTGTCCGGCGCCAGCTGCTTGCGCTGGGCCACTGGCGTGCTGGGCCAGCCGGACGAGGCAGCCCTGCTGGCGCTGGTGGAAGCGCTCTTGCCGCTCGACACGCCTGTCGCGCCATCGGCACCGCTGTTCCTGCCCTACCTGTCGGGCGAGCGCACGCCGCATAACGACCCGCAAGTGCGCGGCGCCTTCCTGCAGCTGGGCCACGATAGCACGCCGGCGCAGCTCGGTTACGCCGTGCTCGAAGGCGTGGCCTTTGCCTTGCGCGACGCCATGGCGGCCGTCACCTCGACGGGAGCGGTGATTCCCCACTGCATGCTGGTGGGCGGCGGCGCGCGCAGCCAGTACTGGGCGCAGCTGCTGGCCAATGTGCTGGGGCGCGAAATGCGTACCCTGCACAACAGCGAACTGTCGGCCAGCCTCGGTGCGGCCAAGCTGGGCTTTGCCGCCATCGGCCAGCGCCAACTGCTGGCCACCAGCTTGCCCATCAAAAACACTTTCCTGCCCGATGCCGCGCACAGCGCAGCCTTGAGCATCCGCTACGGCCGCTACCGTAGCCTGTTTCCCGCCGTGCAAGCCTTGCACCAATTCAGTGATAAGGAAGAGTAA
- the tal gene encoding transaldolase, whose translation MNQLQQLKQHSTVVADTGDFLQLARFAPQDATTNPSLILKAVLQPDYAPLLESTVAAHKNAALDDIVDAVLVRFGLEILKVVPGRVSTEVDARLSFDRDATVARARRLIALYEQAGVKRERVLIKIAATWEGIQAARELEQDGIFCNLTLLFAFCQAVACADAKVRLISPFVGRIYDWHKKSLGAAWDEAARSLSNDPGVQSVTRIFNYYKQHGIATQVMGASFRNVGQITALSGCDLLTISPDLLAKLEASSEPFERALGGDLGAAQPAITYDEAAFRYALNDDAMATEKLAEGIRGFAVDAGKLDAMIEKLRT comes from the coding sequence ATGAATCAGCTGCAACAATTGAAGCAACACAGCACCGTTGTCGCCGACACGGGCGACTTTTTGCAACTGGCCCGTTTCGCGCCGCAAGACGCCACCACCAATCCGTCGCTGATTTTAAAAGCCGTGCTGCAGCCCGATTACGCGCCCTTGCTGGAAAGCACCGTCGCCGCGCACAAGAACGCTGCGCTGGACGATATCGTCGATGCAGTGCTGGTGCGCTTCGGCCTGGAAATTTTGAAGGTGGTGCCCGGTCGCGTCTCGACGGAAGTCGATGCCCGTCTGAGCTTTGACCGCGACGCCACCGTGGCCAGGGCGCGCCGCCTGATCGCCCTGTACGAGCAGGCTGGAGTAAAACGCGAGCGCGTGTTGATCAAGATCGCCGCCACCTGGGAAGGCATCCAGGCGGCGCGCGAACTGGAGCAAGACGGCATTTTTTGCAACCTGACCCTGCTGTTCGCGTTTTGCCAGGCCGTCGCCTGCGCCGATGCGAAAGTACGGCTGATTTCGCCGTTCGTGGGCCGCATCTACGACTGGCATAAAAAGTCCTTGGGTGCGGCATGGGACGAAGCGGCGCGCAGCCTGTCCAACGATCCAGGCGTGCAATCGGTCACGCGCATCTTTAATTACTACAAGCAACATGGCATCGCCACGCAAGTGATGGGAGCCAGCTTCCGCAACGTGGGGCAGATCACGGCCTTGTCCGGCTGCGACTTGCTGACCATTAGCCCGGACTTGCTGGCAAAACTCGAAGCGTCAAGCGAACCGTTCGAGCGCGCGCTCGGTGGCGACCTGGGTGCGGCGCAGCCGGCCATCACGTATGACGAAGCGGCCTTCCGCTACGCCCTGAACGACGATGCGATGGCGACCGAGAAACTGGCCGAAGGCATCCGCGGCTTTGCCGTCGATGCGGGCAAGCTCGATGCCATGATTGAAAAGTTAAGAACTTAA